The Deltaproteobacteria bacterium DNA segment GTCTGCGCATCGTTGCCGTTGCGGGGGAACGGCTTCACGTAGAAGGCGATGTCCGGGTGCTTCGCGACGATCTCCTTCGCCGTCTGGTGCAGCTTGGCGCAGTGGGGGCAGTTCGGATCGTCGAACACGATGATCCGCCGCTTCGCGTCCTTCTTCCCCACGACGATCGCCCCGGAGAGTGGAATCTGCGCCACGTCGACCCGGTTCATGGAGAGCATCCGGTTGCCGGTCAGGTTGAGCTTCGAACTCACCTGGAAAATCTGCCCCGAGACGATGTAATCCTTCGAGAAGTCGATGTAGACGGGCCACTTCTGGCCGTCCCGCTCCACGTCGACCTCCCACAGCCCCTTCACGGGACTCATTTCGACGCCGAGGATCTGCTCCTGCCGCAATCCGAGGATTTTGGCCGCTTCCTCGGAGTTCAGGCTGTGGCAATCCGTGCAGGCTCCTTCCCCGCACCCGCCCGCCGTGAAGGCGGCGGAATCGGACGGATTCATGACGATCGACATGCTTATGAGGACCAGGGCCGCCAGGATCGCTCGCTTCATTTTGTCCCCCGGGATTTTATTGCGGACACCTGAAAATCTTACACCGGAACCGGCGCCAACCCCCGGATTTTTTTTACGGCTTCCGGATTACGGTTTCGTTTGTTTTTTCGCGGATGTGCCAAGGAAATTTCATAATCGTAAGAAACATCCCCGAACCCTTTCCCAATTTATTTTCTCTTATACGTGCAACTGTTTGATTACCTGAGGTTTATCGATAAATAGTACAAATAGCATTATTTGGCACGAAGAATGATTATCGAATTACGGTTATCTCCTTTCGCAGTGATAGGATCGGGCCATTAATAGGATTCATTGACATTAACGCGGCATTTTGAAATAATGCCGGCATCCCAAAAATCGACCTCGGGGGTAAGAATGGGACCTACCACCGCCGGAGCGCCACTCCGGAAGAGGCTGACCGTAACCTTTGTCGCCGCCTCGCTGCTGCTTCCCGCGCTTTTCGCGGTCTCATCGCCCGCCGCCGATCTTTCCCTCTCCTCCAGGAGCTACTTCCTGTATTACGAGAGAGAGCTCGCCGGGGGGAACAAGGAGCAGTTCGCACCGCTGTACGAGTACCTTTCGGCGGACGCGGCGAACCTTGCGGGAACCTCCTTCTCCTTCCATTTCTACGGGTGGGGGAGGGTGGACCTCTCCGACGCGAGCGGTTCGGGAAAGGAGTCGGGCGACCTGGGCAGCGCGTACCTCGAGTATCTCCACCCGCAGGGAAACGCGCAGATGAAGCTCGGCCGGTTCTTCTTCTCGGAGGGCGCGGCGGTCGAAACGCTCGACGGCGGCTTCGTCAAGATGACCACGCCGTTGGGAATCGGATTCTCGGCGTTCGGCGGCGTGCCGGTGGAGCATTCGATCCTGGACAACACGAAGGGCGGCGATTCCCTCTACGGCGGGCGTCTCTTCTTCGCGCGGACCGGAAGGGTCGAGATCGGGGCGTCCTACCTGAAGGAGGCGGGGCCGTTCCAGGGAAAGGACCGGGAGCTGTACGGCGGCGACCTCTGGCTGCGCGTCGCCGCTCCGGTGGAGCTGACCGGGCAGGCGGCGTACAACCGGTCGACCCGGGAGATGGCGTCCCAACGGTACGCGGCCCGCATCCTGCCCGGCGCCCGCGTCGACATCTCCGCCGGGTACGAGTCGTACTCCTACAAAAGCCTCTTCCAAACCACGCTGAATCCCGCGTTCTTCCCCCCGTCGATCGATAACGACGACAAGGTGCAGGTGATCTTCGGCGTCGTGGACTGGGAGATCGTTCCGGGATGGACGATCGAGGTGGCGGGGAAGAACATCCGGCACGACAAGTCGAACCCGGGGAACGCCAACCGCGGGGAGATCGGCGTCCGCCACGCGTACAACGAGAAGAAGGACGCTGCGGGAATTTCCGGGGCCGTCGTGACGGCGGACCGCGAGGAAAACGAATACAGCGAGATCCGCGGATTCGCCACGTATTCCCCGGGGAAGTTCCGCCTCTCCCTCGACGCTCTGAACCAGCAATACAAAAGGCCGATCAACGGGAAGAAGAACGCATCCCAGATCGTCGTCTCCGCCGGGTACCGGTTCTTCCCGTCGTTCCTGCTCTCCGGCGACTTCCAGTGGACGCAGAGCCCCACTTTCAGCAGCGATTACGCCGGGCTGGTCCGGGCGACCCTCGACCTCGCCACCGGCATGGGAGGAAAGAAGAAATGACGCGGCGCGCGGTCGTGATGAACGTCATCCTGGCGGTGCTCCTCGCCCTTTCGTTCGGGTGCTCCGCCGTGTCGAAGACCCCTTCCGTACCGCCGAAGCACCCGGAAGAGCTCCCCACGGGGCGGGCGGACTGCCTCGAATGCCACAAGGATGTGTCTTCGGGCGCGCTGAAGCCGTACGCATCGTTCCGGCACTCCCGGGTGTTCGTCGATTCGCACGGCGTGTACGCGCGCCAGGGGCAGAACCTCTGTTCCGCCTGCCACGCGCCGGCGTTCTGCCAGACGTGCCACGCGGCCAAGGGGGAGCTGAAGCCGAACACGCTCCTGGGCGACCGTCCGGACCGGATGGCGCCGCACCGGGGGGACTACCTCGTGACCCACCGGATCGACGGCCGGCTCGACCCGGGATCGTGCTTCCGGTGCCACGGGAACCGGAACGACATCAAGTGCCGGCAGTGCCACAAGTAGGACGGGAGGACAGATGATGCGAGGGAAGGGATCTCTCCGGCCGTTCGCCGGATGGCTGTTTCTTACGGCGGTCGCGTTCGCGGCCGGATGCTCGAGCGCGAATTCCACGGGCGGGAGCGTTTCCGTGAGCCACCTCAC contains these protein-coding regions:
- a CDS encoding cytochrome C; its protein translation is MTRRAVVMNVILAVLLALSFGCSAVSKTPSVPPKHPEELPTGRADCLECHKDVSSGALKPYASFRHSRVFVDSHGVYARQGQNLCSACHAPAFCQTCHAAKGELKPNTLLGDRPDRMAPHRGDYLVTHRIDGRLDPGSCFRCHGNRNDIKCRQCHK
- a CDS encoding DsbC family protein, translating into MKRAILAALVLISMSIVMNPSDSAAFTAGGCGEGACTDCHSLNSEEAAKILGLRQEQILGVEMSPVKGLWEVDVERDGQKWPVYIDFSKDYIVSGQIFQVSSKLNLTGNRMLSMNRVDVAQIPLSGAIVVGKKDAKRRIIVFDDPNCPHCAKLHQTAKEIVAKHPDIAFYVKPFPRNGNDAQTYEKALSIVCAGTVQALEDAFAGKPLPKGECGSKAVKETSQVADRLKIRSTPTMVFPDGRVVPGALDADMILTLLADDGGSAKGAAPGGGKEQGKKAEKASGKAPAEATKK